A window of Candidatus Niyogibacteria bacterium contains these coding sequences:
- a CDS encoding glycosyltransferase family 2 protein, with translation MKINSLSIFFPCYNDKGTIQGLIEKSIKTVKDLGIEDYEIIVVDDGSADGARELLLSLQNAIPKLKVVFHEKNRGYGEALKSGFAAAGKEWVFYTDGDAQYDVGELSLLVNALKEEIDVVNGYKIKRRDPLNRIIIGKIYQWVIKIVFFLKVRDVDCDFRLIRKSKIDEIRLTSDGGSACMELSKRLQNAGARLANVPVHHYKRVYGQSQFFKVSRITSTLIMLIKLWWELVLLGKFK, from the coding sequence ATGAAAATCAACAGCTTATCTATATTTTTTCCTTGTTATAATGATAAGGGCACTATTCAAGGATTGATAGAAAAATCCATTAAAACCGTTAAGGATCTTGGAATAGAAGATTATGAAATAATCGTTGTTGACGATGGCAGCGCTGATGGTGCTCGTGAATTGCTTTTGTCTTTGCAAAATGCCATTCCGAAACTTAAAGTCGTATTTCATGAAAAAAATCGCGGATATGGCGAGGCGTTAAAAAGCGGATTTGCAGCCGCCGGCAAAGAATGGGTATTTTATACGGACGGCGACGCTCAATACGACGTTGGAGAACTGTCTTTGTTAGTTAATGCCTTGAAGGAGGAAATAGATGTGGTAAATGGATATAAAATTAAACGCCGAGATCCGCTAAACAGAATTATAATCGGAAAAATATATCAATGGGTCATTAAAATCGTTTTTTTTCTGAAAGTTCGCGATGTGGATTGCGATTTTCGTCTTATTAGAAAGTCAAAAATTGATGAAATTAGATTAACGAGCGATGGAGGAAGCGCTTGCATGGAGTTGTCAAAAAGATTACAGAACGCCGGAGCAAGATTAGCCAATGTTCCTGTTCATCATTACAAGCGCGTATACGGACAATCGCAGTTTTTTAAAGTTTCCAGGATTACCAGCACGCTTATCATGTTAATTAAGCTTTGGTGGGAGTTGGTTTTACTCGGTAAATTCAAATAA
- a CDS encoding glycosyltransferase family 4 protein has translation MKIVFITSKLNFTGAGGSVEEIDIIARTLMKLGNEVVVITAFSHFNDINQILPYKVVEERISSGRMLGIQRGVFELLKKYEDQADFFHVDHLFLYGAGFYRRIGGKIPIVLLFNQFMTCLPDIAPTLFPRKKSFFVRLKQKIRFYVEKYIGVPIANGIDIFAIVSPPLKKMYEDFGIRGRLCNIVLGDPTDFRQIMTEGGTEKDSYIKRNKRQGSFIIFYSSRMVSGKGFDLLLDGFSKVKNKDNFRLILGGSGPEEKIIHKMAFDLNLEKYVTFPGWVSRKQLFSYYKNADIFIQVGWRPEGTSISLQYAMAFGIPSILPGGGGLEWVAKDSAIYVKNGDPYDLAEKIEKLAGDYDLRATLSRNCYRRISDDEMNYEMNIRRLFEKMKELVNLKTP, from the coding sequence ATGAAAATTGTTTTTATTACCTCTAAATTAAATTTTACTGGAGCGGGAGGTTCGGTTGAGGAGATTGATATTATTGCCAGAACTTTAATGAAGCTGGGAAATGAGGTCGTGGTGATCACTGCCTTTTCGCATTTCAATGATATTAACCAAATTCTGCCATATAAGGTCGTTGAAGAACGGATTTCGTCAGGCCGTATGCTGGGCATTCAGAGGGGCGTTTTTGAGCTTTTAAAAAAATATGAAGATCAGGCGGATTTTTTTCATGTTGACCACCTCTTTTTATATGGGGCGGGATTTTATCGGAGGATTGGCGGTAAGATTCCGATCGTTTTGTTGTTTAATCAGTTTATGACCTGTTTGCCCGATATTGCTCCCACGCTTTTTCCCAGAAAGAAAAGTTTTTTTGTCAGGTTAAAACAAAAAATCCGTTTTTATGTTGAAAAATATATTGGCGTGCCGATAGCTAACGGCATTGATATTTTTGCGATAGTCAGCCCGCCGCTCAAAAAAATGTACGAAGATTTTGGCATACGAGGACGGCTTTGCAACATTGTGTTGGGCGATCCGACTGATTTTCGGCAAATTATGACAGAGGGCGGGACAGAAAAAGATTCATATATTAAGAGAAATAAGCGCCAAGGCTCTTTTATCATTTTTTATTCCAGCAGAATGGTTTCGGGTAAAGGATTTGATTTGCTTTTAGACGGATTTTCAAAAGTGAAAAATAAAGATAATTTCAGGTTGATTTTGGGCGGTTCCGGTCCGGAAGAGAAAATAATTCATAAGATGGCGTTTGATTTAAATCTTGAAAAATACGTCACTTTTCCCGGCTGGGTCTCCAGAAAACAACTTTTTAGCTATTATAAGAATGCCGATATATTTATTCAGGTTGGATGGAGGCCGGAAGGGACATCAATTTCTTTGCAATATGCTATGGCTTTTGGGATTCCTTCAATATTGCCCGGCGGAGGAGGGCTTGAATGGGTCGCGAAAGACAGCGCGATTTATGTAAAGAACGGCGATCCTTATGATTTGGCGGAGAAGATAGAAAAGCTCGCCGGTGATTATGATTTAAGAGCAACACTTTCGCGTAATTGTTATAGGCGCATATCGGATGACGAAATGAATTATGAGATGAATATAAGAAGATTATTTGAAAAAATGAAAGAGCTCGTGAATTTAAAAACCCCATAA
- a CDS encoding class I SAM-dependent methyltransferase, with protein MRHDEYQNIADQDEKHWMCLGRAEIMNKVLNRFNAGGSILDVGCGTGYISKLLKQRGDVKCLDINNEAIRICRERGLNIEKGGVENIPYPENSFDLVVCMDVLYHREVKNEEAALKELKRVLRPGGYLLIFLPAHMYLFGSHDRAEFTRRRYEKNDVLELFKKTGLEMKYFTFANFFLFPVVYFRRKFMGESEQSDFVEMPRIINWLLLTILRLEAWWISMFSFPNGVAIVCLGKKI; from the coding sequence ATGAGACACGACGAATATCAAAATATAGCCGATCAGGATGAAAAGCATTGGATGTGTTTAGGTCGGGCCGAAATAATGAACAAGGTTTTGAATAGATTTAACGCCGGCGGATCAATTTTAGATGTGGGATGCGGGACAGGTTATATCAGCAAATTATTAAAGCAAAGAGGCGATGTTAAATGCTTAGATATAAACAATGAGGCCATAAGGATATGCCGTGAGCGGGGATTAAATATTGAAAAAGGAGGCGTTGAGAACATTCCTTATCCGGAAAACAGCTTTGATTTAGTCGTTTGCATGGATGTTTTATACCATCGGGAAGTAAAAAACGAAGAAGCGGCTTTAAAAGAATTGAAAAGGGTTTTAAGGCCGGGCGGATACTTGTTGATTTTTTTGCCTGCGCACATGTATTTATTTGGCAGTCATGACCGCGCCGAATTCACCCGCAGGCGTTATGAAAAAAATGACGTATTGGAATTATTCAAAAAAACAGGACTTGAAATGAAATATTTTACTTTCGCGAATTTCTTTTTATTTCCCGTTGTTTATTTTAGGCGGAAATTTATGGGCGAGTCCGAACAATCGGACTTTGTGGAGATGCCAAGAATTATAAATTGGTTATTGTTGACTATTTTAAGACTGGAAGCTTGGTGGATATCAATGTTTTCTTTTCCTAACGGAGTCGCCATAGTTTGTTTGGGCAAAAAAATATGA
- a CDS encoding class I SAM-dependent methyltransferase: MSFIQNLTAKPAILDFLRKLLENNHRGEKQVILNELPDRISKKVLDLGCGTGAFSPFFGPDYIGMDISEKYIEYARHKYSDRTFLAGDAQTLDFPASFFDIIFVNGVLHHLDDDTVLKITREINRVLRPEGRALIMENILNETLLSKLIAMLDLGKYIRPSGGYRRLLAEYFNIADTYPIRMGICDYQVFVLTKN; the protein is encoded by the coding sequence ATGAGTTTTATTCAAAATTTAACTGCTAAGCCCGCTATCCTTGATTTTTTAAGAAAGCTTTTGGAGAACAATCATCGTGGCGAAAAACAGGTTATTTTAAATGAGCTTCCTGATAGAATTTCTAAAAAAGTGCTTGATTTGGGCTGCGGCACTGGCGCGTTTTCTCCGTTTTTTGGTCCGGATTATATCGGAATGGATATTTCAGAAAAATATATTGAATATGCGCGCCATAAATATAGCGATAGAACTTTTTTGGCGGGGGATGCGCAAACACTGGATTTTCCCGCCAGCTTTTTTGATATTATTTTCGTCAACGGAGTTTTGCATCATTTAGATGATGACACGGTGTTGAAAATAACGCGAGAAATAAATAGGGTGTTGCGGCCGGAAGGCCGAGCGCTTATTATGGAAAATATTTTGAACGAAACATTATTGTCTAAATTAATTGCTATGCTGGATTTAGGAAAATATATCCGCCCTTCCGGCGGCTATCGCCGTCTTTTGGCTGAATATTTTAATATTGCCGATACTTATCCGATAAGAATGGGAATTTGCGATTACCAGGTTTTTGTTTTAACCAAAAATTAA
- a CDS encoding DegT/DnrJ/EryC1/StrS family aminotransferase, translating to MKNKKIPWWMPQIGNQERKLIKKVLDTNFINEGPLTYKFEQKVAQLLNVSYAVATTSGTTALFLVLKGLNIGHGDEVIVPDFTFIATANAVHLTGAKPILVDIDPETANINSKSAQHAITPRTKAIIPVHMTGRAANMKSMLAIAKKYNIYVVEDAAESFMSQYNGRYLGAIGDAGCFSFSPNKTITTGQGGMIVTNNKTLYQRIKELKNQGRPFGGAQDDRRHNIIGYNFKFTDIQAALGLGQLCYLNKRIQRMKKIYRLYADNLKNVKRVTMYKTGVNRGEIPQWTDAIVENRDALNEFLKAKNVFCRPYSQPLHTQPPYRLPDSQFPNSTKLCSKSIWLPSAFTLSNKDILTVSKYIREFYAER from the coding sequence ATGAAAAACAAAAAAATTCCCTGGTGGATGCCTCAAATCGGCAATCAAGAACGTAAATTAATTAAAAAAGTGCTTGATACAAATTTTATCAATGAAGGCCCTCTGACTTATAAATTTGAACAAAAAGTAGCTCAATTATTAAACGTATCTTATGCGGTAGCCACTACGAGCGGGACAACCGCCCTCTTCTTGGTGCTAAAAGGTTTAAATATAGGACATGGAGACGAAGTGATCGTCCCGGACTTTACTTTCATTGCGACCGCGAATGCCGTTCATCTGACAGGCGCTAAACCAATACTTGTTGATATTGATCCCGAAACTGCGAATATCAACAGCAAGAGCGCGCAACATGCCATCACTCCGAGAACCAAAGCGATTATTCCCGTGCACATGACCGGAAGAGCCGCTAACATGAAATCAATGCTTGCGATTGCAAAAAAATATAATATATATGTCGTAGAGGATGCGGCAGAAAGTTTTATGTCACAATATAATGGCCGCTATTTAGGCGCCATTGGCGATGCGGGTTGCTTTTCTTTTTCACCAAATAAAACGATCACAACAGGCCAAGGAGGGATGATAGTAACTAATAATAAAACTTTATATCAACGCATCAAAGAACTAAAAAATCAAGGCCGGCCATTCGGAGGAGCGCAAGATGATCGCCGGCATAATATTATCGGATACAACTTTAAATTTACAGATATTCAGGCGGCCTTGGGACTCGGACAACTCTGTTATCTTAATAAAAGGATCCAGCGCATGAAAAAAATCTATAGATTATATGCGGATAATTTAAAAAATGTAAAAAGAGTAACAATGTATAAAACAGGCGTCAATCGGGGTGAAATACCCCAGTGGACGGATGCTATCGTAGAAAACAGAGATGCCTTAAATGAATTTCTTAAAGCAAAAAATGTTTTTTGCAGGCCATACTCGCAGCCGCTCCATACTCAACCTCCTTATCGTTTGCCGGATAGCCAATTTCCCAACAGTACAAAATTGTGCTCAAAATCTATATGGCTGCCTTCAGCATTTACTTTATCTAATAAAGATATTTTAACTGTTTCTAAATATATACGGGAGTTTTATGCCGAAAGATAA
- a CDS encoding helix-turn-helix domain-containing protein, protein MAISMSKTIKEERLRWVLPLIQKEIRLVDAAKVCPYGKRSLERWVVAYREGGEKALEPKSTEPKRYRTETLIWLKEKILAIRTETKKCAREIHWQLEKEGIKIDTRTIGKILKKEGLVRKYRVKRTKYKYFKAELKSGELVEIDVKYVPGMIAGQQYFQYTAVDRASRWRHLEIYDEQINLHSVLFLETVIGRAPFTIQAIKTDNHATFTNYYTGTNKRSDLLVKSLHALDEECRKRGIKTLLDRSGQAGAERNRRTEPPRRPGKILRKK, encoded by the coding sequence ATGGCTATATCTATGTCAAAAACAATTAAAGAAGAGCGTTTACGATGGGTACTGCCCCTCATTCAAAAAGAGATAAGGTTAGTTGATGCGGCAAAAGTGTGTCCGTATGGTAAACGAAGCCTCGAACGATGGGTTGTTGCATATCGCGAAGGCGGCGAGAAGGCCCTGGAACCGAAGTCAACAGAACCGAAGCGTTATCGAACCGAAACCCTGATCTGGCTCAAAGAGAAGATCCTCGCCATCCGAACCGAAACCAAGAAATGCGCCCGGGAGATTCATTGGCAGCTCGAGAAAGAAGGAATTAAGATTGATACGCGCACAATCGGAAAAATCTTGAAAAAAGAGGGGCTCGTGCGGAAGTACCGGGTGAAAAGAACCAAATACAAATATTTCAAAGCTGAACTTAAATCCGGAGAACTGGTCGAAATCGATGTGAAATATGTACCCGGAATGATCGCCGGACAGCAATATTTTCAATATACGGCGGTGGATCGGGCATCCAGATGGCGACACCTGGAAATATATGACGAGCAGATAAACCTCCATAGTGTTTTGTTTCTTGAAACGGTGATCGGTCGAGCGCCATTTACGATTCAAGCCATCAAAACAGACAATCATGCTACGTTTACGAATTACTACACCGGAACCAATAAAAGAAGCGACCTTCTGGTAAAGTCGCTGCATGCTCTGGATGAGGAGTGCCGCAAACGCGGCATCAAAACACTACTTGATCGATCCGGGCAAGCCGGCGCAGAACGGAACCGTAGAACGGAGCCACCGCGAAGACCAGGAAAAATTCTACGAAAGAAATAA
- a CDS encoding methyltransferase domain-containing protein, with protein MKKQTALIGAIKKCQICSDNKLENILSLGHQALVSSYLSKEELQKSEMTYPLNFCRCAKCGLLQLDYIVEPQTAFHKAYPYQTGMTNMLIKNFCSLAELLIKNYKLKSDDLIVDIGSNDGTLLKGFKKNGMRVLGVEPTNVAKIAIKNGIPTIQKFFNKEVAKNIVIKKGKAKIITMTNAFAHVNELFDLLQGVKHLLSNKGVFVSESQYLLNTIEKGAFDCIYHEHLRFYSLKPLAYLFSRAGFTLIDAEIIPAAGGSIRAYAMKGKRTPGKRVVELITAEKKAGLYDIKRLKKFSEQAKTAKYDLLSLLINCKKKGRIAAIGSSARSNILMGFAKINKDILDYICEKKGSPKIGLFTPGTHIPVIEEKQLFEDQPEYALILAWHIGEELTQKLRTQGYKGKFIIPLPKPRIV; from the coding sequence ATGAAAAAACAAACTGCTTTAATCGGCGCAATAAAAAAGTGCCAAATATGCTCTGACAACAAACTGGAAAATATTCTTTCTCTTGGCCATCAAGCGCTTGTTTCTTCTTACCTTAGCAAAGAAGAACTTCAAAAATCGGAAATGACCTATCCGCTTAATTTTTGCCGTTGCGCAAAATGCGGCTTACTGCAACTTGATTACATTGTTGAACCTCAAACCGCCTTCCATAAAGCTTATCCTTATCAGACAGGAATGACCAATATGCTTATAAAAAATTTCTGCTCTTTGGCGGAATTATTAATCAAAAATTATAAATTAAAAAGCGATGATCTTATTGTTGATATAGGTTCAAATGACGGAACTCTTCTAAAAGGATTTAAAAAAAATGGCATGCGGGTACTGGGGGTTGAACCTACTAATGTTGCAAAAATCGCTATAAAAAACGGTATCCCTACGATTCAAAAATTCTTTAACAAAGAGGTGGCAAAAAACATAGTCATAAAAAAAGGAAAGGCAAAAATTATTACTATGACAAACGCCTTTGCCCATGTTAACGAGCTCTTTGATCTGCTTCAAGGCGTTAAGCATCTTTTAAGCAACAAAGGTGTTTTTGTTTCCGAATCTCAATACCTTCTAAATACTATTGAAAAAGGCGCTTTTGATTGTATTTATCACGAACATCTTCGCTTTTATTCCTTAAAACCTCTGGCATATCTATTTTCACGGGCTGGCTTTACTTTGATAGACGCTGAAATAATACCGGCAGCCGGAGGATCAATCCGGGCATATGCCATGAAAGGAAAACGAACGCCCGGCAAGCGCGTAGTTGAATTAATTACGGCTGAGAAAAAAGCAGGGCTATATGATATCAAAAGATTAAAAAAATTCTCAGAACAAGCAAAAACTGCAAAATATGATCTCTTATCTTTACTAATTAATTGTAAGAAAAAAGGCCGGATCGCGGCTATCGGTTCTTCCGCACGATCAAATATACTGATGGGGTTTGCAAAAATAAATAAAGATATACTGGATTATATCTGTGAAAAAAAAGGGTCGCCAAAAATCGGCCTTTTTACTCCGGGAACGCATATACCGGTAATTGAGGAAAAGCAACTTTTTGAAGACCAACCCGAATATGCGCTTATCCTTGCTTGGCATATCGGAGAAGAACTCACGCAAAAATTAAGAACGCAAGGCTATAAAGGTAAATTTATTATTCCTCTGCCTAAACCAAGAATCGTATAA
- a CDS encoding glycosyltransferase, with translation MKGVILAGGKGTRLHPFTHITNKHLLPVYNKPVIYYAVEKLALAGIEQIMIVTSPEHVDNFIKILGSGENFIFKKTAKPVKINYGIQKTPGGIAEGLHIAKDYVGKDDCILYLGDNVIEEDISEHIKNFKDGATVFLKEVNDPWRFGIATVASTGAITEIIEKPKNPPTNLAVVGIYIYDNSVFKKMVGQPKSDRGEYEITYINNKYIEEGKLKSVLLEKKWFDIGTIDSLLEAGNFIRSRNLLCAKVKSLSILLTCFNDKGTAASVILEAKKIAQSLTDDFEIIVVDDGSSDGSRELFMGLAKNIPELKLVFHESPKGHGAALRDGFRFAAKDIVFYTDGDGQYDINELYLLVEKLDDNVDMVNSYKVKKIDPLRRIVIGYIYQQVAKWFFWLPIKDPDCDFRLIRRKVLDSVELKSDSGTITIELIKKIQRANFRLVEVGISHYSRTCGPSQFFTPKRIAKAFYRLAVLWFDLFLKRGTI, from the coding sequence ATGAAAGGAGTTATTCTTGCCGGAGGTAAGGGGACGCGACTGCATCCCTTTACTCATATTACTAATAAGCACCTTTTGCCGGTATACAATAAGCCGGTTATTTATTATGCGGTTGAAAAACTGGCTTTAGCCGGTATTGAGCAGATTATGATCGTGACGTCTCCAGAACACGTAGATAATTTTATAAAAATTTTAGGTTCGGGTGAAAATTTTATTTTCAAAAAAACGGCAAAACCCGTTAAGATAAATTACGGCATACAAAAAACTCCGGGCGGCATAGCCGAAGGCCTGCATATTGCCAAGGATTATGTGGGTAAGGACGACTGCATTCTTTATCTCGGGGATAATGTTATAGAAGAAGACATAAGCGAGCATATAAAAAATTTTAAGGATGGAGCCACGGTTTTTCTGAAAGAAGTTAACGATCCGTGGCGTTTTGGCATAGCGACTGTCGCTTCGACTGGCGCGATTACCGAAATTATCGAAAAGCCGAAAAACCCTCCGACTAATCTCGCGGTTGTTGGAATTTATATTTACGATAATTCTGTTTTTAAAAAAATGGTTGGACAGCCCAAGTCGGACAGAGGCGAGTATGAGATAACATATATTAATAATAAATATATTGAAGAGGGAAAGCTTAAATCGGTGCTGCTTGAGAAAAAATGGTTTGATATCGGAACAATAGACAGTTTATTGGAAGCGGGGAATTTTATACGCAGCCGCAATTTGCTTTGCGCCAAGGTAAAATCGCTTTCCATTCTTTTAACTTGTTTCAACGATAAAGGAACGGCCGCGAGCGTTATATTAGAAGCAAAAAAAATAGCTCAATCTTTGACGGACGATTTTGAAATTATAGTTGTTGACGATGGATCATCTGACGGAAGCCGTGAACTTTTTATGGGACTCGCGAAGAACATTCCAGAGCTAAAACTCGTCTTTCACGAAAGTCCCAAAGGACACGGCGCGGCTTTGAGAGACGGCTTTCGGTTCGCGGCTAAAGACATTGTTTTTTACACCGACGGCGATGGACAATACGATATTAATGAACTGTATCTTTTGGTGGAAAAACTTGACGACAATGTTGATATGGTTAATAGTTATAAAGTAAAAAAGATTGATCCTTTGCGCCGTATTGTCATCGGTTATATTTATCAGCAGGTTGCGAAATGGTTTTTTTGGCTTCCGATTAAAGACCCTGATTGCGATTTTCGTCTTATTCGCCGTAAAGTTCTTGATTCTGTTGAGTTAAAAAGCGACAGCGGAACCATTACCATAGAGCTTATTAAAAAAATTCAAAGAGCGAACTTTCGTTTAGTTGAAGTCGGGATTTCCCACTATAGCCGCACATGCGGACCGTCCCAGTTTTTTACGCCGAAACGCATTGCAAAAGCGTTTTATCGCCTTGCCGTACTCTGGTTTGACTTATTTTTAAAAAGAGGAACGATATGA
- a CDS encoding transposase, translating into MIDPGKPAQNGTVERSHREDQEKFYERNKFRNLKELERKIKMWNNEYNNLEHCCLNGLSPNEFLRLSEVQNVRG; encoded by the coding sequence TTGATCGATCCGGGCAAGCCGGCGCAGAACGGAACCGTAGAACGGAGCCACCGCGAAGACCAGGAAAAATTCTACGAAAGAAATAAATTCAGAAATTTAAAAGAGTTGGAAAGAAAAATTAAAATGTGGAATAATGAATACAATAATTTAGAGCACTGTTGCCTGAATGGATTATCACCTAACGAATTCCTTAGGTTGTCAGAAGTGCAAAATGTCCGTGGTTAA
- a CDS encoding FdtA/QdtA family cupin domain-containing protein: MAKIKVKNANFIKLPIFSNYPHGDLGVGEIKKNIPFAIKKFYFINHMFDPKTIRGRHAHKKLQQALFCINGSFELHLDDGYKKQRILMNDPSSGVFLGAKLWRVMKKFSRDCVILVLAGDYYKKNDYIRDYESFLRYVKNKTK; the protein is encoded by the coding sequence ATGGCAAAAATTAAGGTGAAAAACGCGAATTTTATCAAGTTGCCGATTTTTAGCAATTACCCGCATGGCGATTTGGGCGTTGGTGAGATTAAGAAAAACATTCCCTTTGCGATCAAGAAATTTTATTTTATTAATCATATGTTTGATCCGAAAACCATTCGCGGCAGGCACGCCCATAAAAAATTACAGCAGGCGCTTTTTTGCATTAACGGTTCTTTTGAATTGCATTTGGATGACGGATACAAAAAGCAAAGAATTTTAATGAATGATCCGTCATCGGGCGTGTTTTTGGGAGCAAAACTTTGGCGCGTTATGAAAAAATTTTCGCGCGATTGCGTTATTTTGGTGCTTGCCGGCGATTATTATAAAAAAAACGATTACATTAGGGATTACGAGAGTTTTTTAAGATATGTGAAAAATAAAACAAAATAA
- a CDS encoding acyltransferase, giving the protein MSTNHNKLNSPQYDKSLLKFVGEDVFISVNVEIRRPQLVSIGNHAAIDTGFYLTAQADIGSYLHIGPYVSIIGGAKGFFKMGSFTNIAVGSRIICASDTFTGEGLITAPGIPEELTKLKIKPVIFENFVNVGANAVIMPGVTLREGSVIGACSLVIKDTEPWTIYAGIPAKPIKKRPKEKMLQYAKKLGY; this is encoded by the coding sequence GTGAGCACAAATCATAATAAATTAAATTCACCGCAATACGACAAGTCTTTGTTGAAATTTGTGGGCGAAGACGTATTTATTAGCGTTAATGTGGAAATTCGCAGACCTCAATTGGTATCCATAGGAAATCATGCAGCGATTGATACGGGATTTTATCTTACTGCGCAAGCGGATATTGGCAGTTATTTACACATAGGTCCTTATGTAAGCATTATTGGCGGCGCTAAAGGATTTTTCAAGATGGGTAGCTTCACTAATATAGCGGTTGGCAGCAGAATTATCTGCGCTTCAGATACCTTTACTGGAGAAGGACTAATCACCGCTCCCGGCATACCGGAGGAGTTAACTAAATTAAAAATCAAGCCGGTGATTTTTGAAAATTTTGTAAATGTGGGGGCGAATGCGGTTATAATGCCGGGTGTAACGCTAAGAGAAGGTTCAGTTATCGGGGCATGTTCATTGGTGATTAAAGATACTGAACCATGGACAATATACGCCGGCATTCCGGCAAAACCAATTAAAAAAAGACCCAAGGAAAAAATGTTGCAATATGCGAAAAAATTAGGATACTAA
- the gmd gene encoding GDP-mannose 4,6-dehydratase, which translates to MVKKALITGITGQDGSYLAEFLLEKGYEVYGIQRRASMSNTQRIDHILHSNLFIMYGDLSDASNLTRILHKVQPDEIYNLAAQSHVRVSYDKPEYTVNINALGPLRILETIRTLGLPAKYYQASSSEMFGKVLATPQNEKTQFNPQSPYGLSKVFAFYITKIFREGYGIFASNGILFNHESPRRGFNFVTRKITLGLSRVKLGLQPILKLGNMDAKRDWGHSKDYVEAIWRILQHDKPDDFVIATGENHTVREFVEEVAKHLEMNIEWTGSGLKEKGVDKKTGKIIIEIDQEHFRPNEVDLLLGDSAKARQILGWQPKVTFSELARIMAKEDFDYANREARLKSPIGNKHRFHIA; encoded by the coding sequence ATGGTAAAAAAAGCGCTTATTACGGGTATCACTGGCCAGGACGGATCGTATTTGGCGGAATTTTTGCTGGAAAAAGGATACGAAGTTTACGGTATTCAGAGGCGAGCGAGTATGTCAAATACCCAGCGTATTGATCATATTTTGCATTCCAATCTGTTTATTATGTACGGCGATTTGTCAGACGCTTCTAATTTGACGCGCATTTTGCATAAGGTTCAGCCGGATGAAATTTATAATCTTGCCGCTCAGAGCCATGTCAGAGTAAGTTACGATAAGCCGGAGTATACGGTAAATATCAACGCGTTGGGACCACTCCGTATTTTAGAGACAATTCGCACGCTGGGTTTGCCTGCTAAATATTATCAAGCAAGTTCGTCCGAGATGTTCGGAAAAGTTTTAGCCACCCCGCAGAATGAAAAGACGCAATTTAATCCCCAGTCGCCATACGGCCTGTCTAAGGTTTTTGCTTTTTATATTACGAAAATTTTTCGCGAGGGTTACGGCATATTTGCTTCCAACGGCATACTTTTTAATCATGAATCTCCGCGCCGAGGATTTAATTTCGTAACGCGAAAAATTACTTTAGGGCTTTCTAGGGTAAAGCTTGGTTTACAGCCGATTCTTAAATTGGGCAATATGGATGCGAAGCGCGATTGGGGCCATTCTAAAGATTATGTGGAAGCAATATGGAGGATTTTGCAGCATGACAAACCGGATGATTTTGTGATCGCGACTGGCGAAAATCACACTGTAAGGGAATTTGTGGAGGAGGTGGCTAAACATTTAGAAATGAATATTGAATGGACAGGCAGCGGATTAAAAGAAAAGGGTGTTGATAAGAAAACCGGCAAAATTATTATTGAAATAGACCAAGAGCATTTTAGGCCGAATGAAGTTGATTTATTGCTGGGTGATTCTGCTAAGGCGCGCCAGATTTTAGGGTGGCAGCCAAAAGTGACTTTCAGCGAGTTGGCGCGGATAATGGCAAAAGAAGATTTTGATTATGCAAATCGTGAGGCGCGATTAAAAAGTCCGATTGGAAACAAGCATAGATTTCATATTGCATGA